A region from the Elusimicrobiota bacterium genome encodes:
- a CDS encoding sugar phosphate isomerase/epimerase family protein — MSRFKVGLSTYSLSRAIKAKEFDILGAIQWIKDNGGEFVELSYGGLADNPKLVDDIREKAKSCELDIASYTIGAAFIQDTDEKYRAEIERMKKEVEIGARLGVKRMRHDAAGRPKPDCNIEQFMKDLPKVADACREIADHAKKYGITTSVENHGFFMQKSDRVQMLINAVGRENFRTTIDIGNFLCADEDPVVATKNNIRFASHVHFKDFYIRKQYPGEGWINTLYGNYLRGAIIGFGDVDTRAVLQVIKESTYEGYLSIEFEGGEECKLGSKTGIANLKRLVSEL; from the coding sequence ATGAGCAGGTTTAAAGTAGGGTTGAGTACGTATAGTTTGTCACGGGCAATCAAAGCAAAAGAGTTTGATATCCTTGGAGCGATACAGTGGATTAAAGATAATGGCGGTGAGTTTGTTGAACTTTCCTATGGCGGGTTAGCGGATAACCCAAAACTTGTGGATGACATCCGTGAGAAAGCAAAGTCGTGTGAGCTTGATATCGCGAGTTATACTATTGGTGCAGCTTTTATACAGGATACTGACGAGAAATACCGCGCAGAGATTGAACGCATGAAAAAGGAAGTTGAGATCGGTGCGCGGCTTGGAGTTAAACGTATGCGGCATGACGCTGCGGGACGGCCAAAGCCGGACTGTAATATCGAACAGTTTATGAAAGACCTTCCGAAAGTAGCGGATGCATGCCGTGAGATTGCGGATCATGCAAAAAAGTACGGGATTACTACCAGTGTTGAAAACCACGGGTTTTTTATGCAGAAAAGTGATCGTGTACAGATGCTGATCAACGCAGTGGGACGCGAGAATTTTCGTACGACCATCGATATCGGCAACTTTCTCTGTGCGGATGAGGATCCTGTAGTGGCTACAAAAAACAATATTAGGTTCGCATCGCACGTGCATTTTAAGGATTTTTATATCCGTAAACAATATCCCGGTGAAGGATGGATTAATACGCTTTATGGTAATTACCTTCGTGGCGCAATTATTGGGTTTGGGGATGTTGACACCCGTGCAGTCCTGCAAGTGATTAAAGAATCTACCTACGAAGGGTATCTCTCAATTGAGTTTGAAGGCGGGGAAGAGTGTAAGCTCGGGTCTAAGACCGGGATCGCGAACCTTAAACGTTTGGTATCAGAACTGTAA
- a CDS encoding glycosyltransferase: MIYIILPAYNEAAALEKLIPKFSVLLPKTNVKVIVVNDGSTDNTSKVAARMGSTINIVLLEHKVNSGLGTALLTGIKYVVNIGLEDNDVVCTMDADDTHPVDSITGMIEKVKSGYDIIIASRYVPGAKLVGLAFYRRVLSLCAKIILQLRYPYPGLRDYTCGYRVVRGEIIKKAFMKYGDKLVTETNFAATFELLMKLLEFKPKLVEVPLVLRYDLKPGKSKLRLFKTLGGYVKLLFK; encoded by the coding sequence ATGATATATATAATACTTCCGGCGTATAATGAAGCTGCGGCGTTAGAGAAGTTAATCCCCAAGTTCAGTGTATTGCTACCCAAAACAAATGTGAAAGTTATAGTGGTTAATGATGGTTCAACAGATAATACTTCAAAAGTAGCTGCCAGGATGGGTAGTACAATAAATATTGTTTTACTTGAACATAAGGTTAATTCCGGGCTTGGTACAGCTTTGTTGACTGGTATTAAATATGTGGTAAATATAGGGTTAGAAGATAATGATGTTGTATGTACTATGGATGCTGATGATACACATCCTGTTGATTCAATAACGGGTATGATTGAAAAAGTTAAGAGCGGGTATGATATTATTATAGCGTCAAGATATGTCCCTGGCGCAAAGCTCGTGGGATTAGCATTTTACCGCAGGGTGTTGAGTTTATGCGCAAAGATTATTCTGCAGTTAAGGTATCCGTATCCCGGGCTAAGGGATTATACCTGCGGTTATCGCGTGGTACGCGGTGAGATTATTAAAAAAGCATTTATGAAGTACGGTGATAAGTTGGTTACTGAAACTAATTTTGCGGCAACATTTGAGTTATTAATGAAACTGTTGGAGTTCAAGCCAAAACTTGTGGAAGTGCCGCTGGTGTTGAGGTACGACCTTAAACCAGGAAAAAGTAAGTTACGGTTATTCAAAACTTTGGGTGGATATGTTAAACTATTATTTAAATGA